The window CTGAGCGGGCCCAGCGGGGGCGGCAGGTCAGGGGGCAGCGGACGGGGGACACCGACCAgagtcggggttggggggagaagaggtcacTGACTGGGGCTGGGGGTCGTCCAGGTTGCCgtctccacccccctccaccgtgcacacacacacacacacacacacacacggagtccCGTCTCCCCTTGTCCCCGGGCCAGGCTCGAGGCTGTCCCCAGCAGGAGGGATGCTGGCCAGGTGGCCCCCTGcgtggaggcaggggcctggaccgGGTGGTCTGGGCGTTGGcgaccccggggggcggggagtggaggGGTGTGGGCGACCTCAGCCCCCTCACCGACCCTCGCGCCCGTCCGTTTCCCCAAGGGGTCGCAGTGACCGAGGCAGCGGCCAGGGAGACTCTCTCTATCCCGTGGGCTACCTGGACAAGCAGGTGCCGGACACCAGCGTGCAGGAGACGGACCGCATCCTGGTGGAGAAGGTACCACacctgggggatgggaggaggagagggaccccAAGGGGTCCGGCTTCCCCGAAGCCTGTGAACAGTgacccccctcttccccacctggagaagtgaagtggagcaGGGCCCCAAGGGTCAGCAAGTTGAGAGGTTGGAGTCGTCTCGGGTCCGAGAGATGGCCATCGAGACGGCGgtgacggaagggagagggacggggCGGCTCCCCGGTAACTGTGCCGTCTCCTTCTAGCGCTGCTGGGACATCGCCCTGGGACCCCTCAAGCAGATCCCCATGAACCTGTTCATCATGTACATGGCCGGCAACACCATCTCCATCTTCCCCACCATGATGGTGTGCATGATGGCCTGGAGGCCCATCCAGGCTCTCATGGCCATCTCTGCCAGTGCGTATGCCAGGGagctcggggaggaggagggagggaagcgggaGAAGCAGAGCGGAAGAACCGAGGCCGCCCCGACAGTGCCTACCTACCGTGTGGGGCTGGGCCAGGATGGTAGAGAGCCAATCTTGATCACGTTTATGGCTGTttcaggctgggggtgggtgggtgggtgtcacAGATTGGAGGGGGCTGCCGCCATGGGATCCTAGGAGTTCTGTGCCTGTCTGGTCTCATGTgagacctcccttctcccttcccccagcatcCTAGGTGGCCCCCAGTCCTGCCCCTGTGGCAACCCCCCCCCGAATTGACTTGTCACCTGCCGCCTCCTTCCCTCAGCATTCAAGATGTTGGAGAGTTCGAGTCAGAAGCTGCTCCAGGGCTTGGTCTACCTCATCGGCAACCTCCTGGGCCTGGCTCTGGCCGTCTACAAGTGCCAGTCTATGGGCCTGCTGCCCACTCATGCTTCCGACTGGCTGGCCTTCATCGAGCCCCCCGAGGTGAGGCTGCCGTCTGCAgtgagcggggccgggagggaggagatgggacctccTTTGTCCCCCAAGTGGTttcacctccttcttctctttctcttgcgGCAGAGAATGGAGCTCAGCGGCGGGGGATTGCTCCTGTGAGCTGGGACCAGCAGCCGCCCTCCCCTACCTCGCTATTTCCTGGCCCGGGAAGACCCTCACTGCCCACCCCAGAAACAGCCGCAGCCCCGGGCTAAAAATAATGTAGAAAACTTTATTTATGTTTCCATTAAAGCAACAAACAAGCTTCCGACTGTGTACAGTGGGCGGCCCTGCCCGCTCCCCTCAATAAATTAAACTGCTCAGCCTGGGTcctggaaaggaggagaaatattGGGCTTCGGGGAGGAGGCGGCAGGGCACCAGCACCGTTGAAGGGCCTGCAGGAAGCCAAGACTCCTCTTGGCCTGCACGATGACACTGAACAAACAGGAGCTGTGTGTGGCCTCTGCCGGCCAGCCAGGAGCCTTCCTTGCTGTCTCCTGCTCACAGCCCTTCCCCTAAAGTGCTTCCTCCCTTCAGTTTGCCTATTGCTCTGTTTTGCAGTGATGAGAGTAAATGCAAGACGAGACACttcacacccatacacacatacacacgataTACAAGCAGCACGCCCACAGAAGGAATTGGAAGgagcccttctctcccttctctgtttcccatTTCACATCTGAGGAGCAGGGaatctcccaggccccatgcctcTGACTCGCCAGGCCCGGGCAAGCCCAGCACCAATCAAACAGGGCTCGGGCTCCTAGCGCGGGGGAAGGAGCAGTGATGGGAGAGGACCGGGAGGAGTTCCAAACATCACTGTGTTGGGTTCCATCCACTCTACAAGTGAGGTGCAGCCCCAGCCTGGTCTGCTCCTCTTCAGCAGGCCTGTGGGGTCAGCTGCACTCCAGTCGATGACATATCAGCTAGCAAAGTCTCTAAGCCAGCCGTAGGCTCCACCCACCCCTTCCTTGCTGCAGGTGAGGAGGCTCAGGCTTGGCCTGGGGGACAGGAGCCCTAGGCTCTCTGCTccttgggtggaggggaggggtgctgACCAGTTCCCAAATAAGAACTCAACTTCCGTCTCTTATTTCCATGGTCAGTGGCCCAGGGAATGACACCTGGTTGATCCACGGGCATGGGGAGTAGCCTGGGGACTTGACCCTGAATAGGGGACTGGGATAGACAACGTGGCCTGACTCGTTGCCTTCCTAGTGAACTGACCCcagcctgagggactcccacaggccCCTGGATTTGACCTAGTTTGGATATCGGGAGAGGCTCATATAGGTCTGAGGCCAGTGTGTCCATCTGCCTGCTCAAGACCTTCTTGGCTTGGGGTGAGGCCTAGTCCTCCTCAGGACTTCAGGGTCAAGCCCTTGAATGGGACCTGCCAGGTGGACCGTAGCAATGAGCAGCTAgccaggagggggaggatgggccaGGGCTGGTGAGAaaccaccttctctctctcacatacacacacacagacacacataaagGGTAACACACGCTAACCTAGTTGCCACTGGCTCCCGgccgggggacagggagggaaggaaaggtgcAGCCGCCTCACTGGTAGGAGGTGGAGGATTGGGAAGGGGCCACCATTAAGGCGCAGCAGGAACTGGTCCCGGCCCAGGGCCCCACTTGAGGTGAGTGGCTCAGCAGTAGGGCACATTTGCTTCCACTGTGGCTCTCAGCCCAGACAAGCCCTTACTGGCTCCTTTCTCTTGGGCTGCGCTGGTGGACTGGCGCCAAAGACACAGCGTGGAAGCAAGGGCTTGTGGGATCTGCCCCTGAGGGCTGCAGGGCCAGAAAGTGGGGGCTTTGCTTTGGTTCTTGACCACTTCCCTCCACGCtgtgctccctctgccccagtcCCCTCCCAGCCGGGCATCACCCAGGCCTGAGCACCTGCCAAAGGCTCGTTCCTCTCCTGAGGCGGCGGGTCCGGTATAGGAGCAGggccatccccggcctctcccttGCTCCAGCAGAGGCAGCTCGGGCCGAGGGGGCCGTGCTGGACACAGGAGCCCCtgccgggagaggggaagggggccgaggAGTGTGCCGGTGATGGGAGCTGGCATGGAGGGTGGGTGGGCACAGGGGACGCAGCCGTCTAGGAGTAGATGGTGATCACTTCactgcccccgcccctcaccaGTAGGACGCGCTCCAGCCCCTCAGTCAACACCTCCAGGAACTCCATATCTAGTGTGGTGGGGTCAAGGAGCAGGCTGGGGAAGGATGTGCCTTACTCCCATGTCCTATTTGAAGCCAGGCCCAGCTGGGGCTGCAGGACTGGCGCACAAGCGCCAACTCCACCGAGGGTGCTGGCAGGGGCATCTCCCAGCCTTGtcccctgcccccgctccccccagaGCACAGGGATCGGGGCCTCCGGCCTCTGTCGCCCGGCGTGGGCCCTGAGGGGCTCTGACCGGCCAGGGCCGAGGTCCTCGGCAAAGGATACAGTTCTCGTCTCCCTCGGGGTTCCGGGGGGGCCCTGGCATGTTCAGCAGGACCAGCTTGGCATCGTGGGACTTGTTGACGATCACCTCATTGAGCTTAACAGCTGTGTGCATGCGCCGCACATTGGACTGGTCCCTGTCAGGGAGTTGAGCGGGGGAGAGGTCCCATCCCATCCTGACCTCTCTCattcccacccctcttcccacactgactgaaacaccctcccccttcacatctgccagtccagtgataatcttgtatctaccccagtgcttggtgcttgacacacagtaagtgcttaacaaataccataaaataataattattaccactGCTccacccattttcaaagccctcctgagctCTTgtttcctccaggagtccttccctacCTTCTACCTCCCTTCAGGGCTTGGGGACGCCCCAGCACCTACGCCCAGGTCTTTAACCGCTACTGCTTCCTCCTGTCTAGAATGTGTTTTCCCTAAATTGGAGgctcttcttgggcagggattgggtcgcCTAACTCTACTGGCCCGACCAGTGCTCAGTCCAATTCTGTGCCCACGGCAGGCATCCGGCTAACATTAGGAGTTGATGAATTGGGGTTCCCAGAGGAGGGGGAGCCCCAGGGGTGTGAGAAGACAGATCCCGGGTGGGTGGATTGGAAGAAACCTGCTCCTAAGCCCTTCCCCCATGGAGAAGGGCTGCACCGGGGTAGTTGGTTGGGTCGGGAGGGGGAAGCTCACGGCCTCATGTTGAGCAGGTCCTGGAAGCCCTCCAGCGTCTTGGGACGGTGGCCGCGGG is drawn from Ornithorhynchus anatinus isolate Pmale09 chromosome 13, mOrnAna1.pri.v4, whole genome shotgun sequence and contains these coding sequences:
- the EMC4 gene encoding ER membrane protein complex subunit 4 translates to MATQAGLVASRSRRFKWAIELSGPSGGGRGRSDRGSGQGDSLYPVGYLDKQVPDTSVQETDRILVEKRCWDIALGPLKQIPMNLFIMYMAGNTISIFPTMMVCMMAWRPIQALMAISATFKMLESSSQKLLQGLVYLIGNLLGLALAVYKCQSMGLLPTHASDWLAFIEPPERMELSGGGLLL